One segment of Cryptococcus neoformans var. grubii H99 chromosome 2, complete sequence DNA contains the following:
- a CDS encoding oxoglutarate dehydrogenase (succinyl-transferring), E1 component: MLRSIPKHIRIPSRSTAQPARAILSLSAVQRHTQKRSYATEAVAPSKNDAFANGGNAYYTEEMYRLWKQDPKSVHVSWQTYFSGLDKGLPSAQAFTPPPGVLSGAVPTPAGGSPKLSVEGSGDVTDYLKVQLLIRAYQVRGHHIANLDPLHISGADLDGRVPPELKLDYYGWTEADMTKEFRLGDGILPRFKGQVKDDTMTLGQIIDELKQMYCTHVGCQYVHISDRGQCDWIRERVEIPTQWNYSTEEKRMILDRLMWSELFEKFIASKYPNEKRFGLEGCESLIPGMKALIDRSVDAGVKSIVLGMPHRGRLNVLGNVIRKPIEAILNEFKGNEDAEDTGGGDVKYHLGANYIRPTPSGKKVSLSLVANPSHLEAEDPVVLGKTRAIQHFEGDEGDGSSAMGVLLHGDAAFAGQGVVYETMGMQNLPNYGTGGTIHLIVNNQIGFTTDPRFARSTPYPSDIAKSIDAPIFHVNGDDVEAVNYVCTLAADWRATFKKDVVIDIVCYRRYGHNETDQPSFTQPKMYKAIQKQPTVLSIYTDKLIKEGTFTEKEIDEHRQWVWGMLEKAYDGSRDYKPSPREWLSSSWEGFPSPKELAEEVLPQHHTGASEDALKHVGQVISSFPEGFHPHKNLARIIGNRGKTVSEGKNIDWSTAEALAFGTLCLEGTHVRISGQDVERGTFSQRHAVVHDQKTEQTHIALKHLGAEQGSFTVTNSHLSEFGTLGFELGYSLVSPNSLTIWEAQFGDFANNAQCIIDQFIAAGERKWFQRTGLVLSLPHGYDGQGPEHSSGRIERFLQLCDDEPRVYPSPEKLERQHQDCNMQIVYPTTPSNYFHVLRRQNKRGFRKPLIVFFSKSLLRHPHARSTLEEMSGESKFQRYLPEPHPESLVEPEKIRRHILCTGQVYFQLLKEREERGINDVALSRLEQLSPLPYDLLTPHLDKYPNADLVWAQEEPLNNGAWTYVQPRLITALQETEHHKSKIPIYAGRKPSSSVATGSKYAHKKEIEMINEMAFAPSEGQ; encoded by the exons ATGCTCAGGTCAATTCCGAAACATATCCGCATACCGTCTCGGTCAACAGCTCAGCCCGCTAGGGCCATACTCTCCCTCTCTGCTGTCCAGCGACATACTCAAAAACGAAGCTATGCTACAGAGGCCGTCGCTCCCAGCAAGAATGATGCCTTCGCCAACGGTGGAAATGCGTATTACACTGAGGA GATGTACCGCCTCTGGAAACAAGACCCCAAGTCTGTCCACGTATCCTGGCAAACTTATTTCTCTGGTCTCGACAAGggtcttccttctgctcaGGCTTTCACTCCTCCCCCCGGTGTTCTCTCTGGTGCCGTTCCTACCCCTGCTGGTGGAAGCCCCAAACTTTCTGTTGAGGGCAGTGGTGATGTCACCGATTACCTTAAA GTTCAACTTTTGATCCGTGCCTACCAAGTTCGAGGTCACCACATTGCCAATCTCGATCCTCTTCACATTTCTGGTGCTGATCTCGACGGTCGTGTCCCTCCTGAGCTTAAACTCGACTACTATGGTTGGACTGAAGCCGACATGACGAAGGAATTCAGACTTGGCGACGGTATTCTCCCCCGATTCAAGGGTCAGGTCAAGGACGACACTATGACTCTGGGCCAGATCATTGATGAGCTTAAGCAGATGTACT GTACCCACGTTGGTTGCCAGTACGTTCACATCTCCGACCGGGGACAGTGCGACTGGATCCGAGAGCGCGTCGAGATTCCTACCCAGTGGAACTACTCCactgaggagaagaggatgatccTTGACCGACTCATGTGGTCCGAGCTTTTTGAGAAGTTCATTGCCTCCAAATACCCCAACGAGAAGCGTTTCGGTCTTGAGGGTTGCGAGTCTTTGATCCCTGGTATGAAGGCGCTCATTGATCGCTCTGTTGATGCTGGTGTCAAATCTATCGTTCTCGGTATGCCCCACCGTGGTCGTCTCAACGTCCTTGGTAACGTCATCCGAAAACCTATTGAGGCCATCTTGAACGAGTTCAAGGGTAATGAGGATGCCGAGGATactggtggtggtgatgtcAAGTACCACCTCGGTGCCAACTACATCCGTCCTACTCCTAGCGGCAAGAAGGTTTCCTTGTCCCTTGTTGCCAACCCTTCGCACTTGGAAGCTGAAGACCCCGTTGTCCTCGGTAAGACCAGGGCTATCCAGCACTTTGAAGGTGACGAGGGAGACGGATCATCTGCCATGGGTGTCTTGCTCCATGGTGACGCTGCCTTTGCTGGTCAAGGTGTTGTCTACGAGACCATGGGTATGCAGAACCTCCCCAACTACGGCACTGGTGGCACCATCCACTTGATTGTCAACAACCAGATTGGTTTCACCACCGACCCCCGATTTGCCCGTTCTACCCCTTACCCCTCTGATATTGCCAAGTCTATCGATGCGCCCATCTTCCACGTCAACGGTGACGATGTCGAGGCCGTCAACTATGTCTGTACCCTCGCTGCTGACTGGCGAGCTACtttcaagaaggatgtgGTTATCGATATTGTCTGTTACCGACGATACGGTCACAACGAGACTGACCAACCCAGCTTCACTCAGCCAAAGATGTACAAGGCGATTCAAAAGCAACCTACCGTCTTGTCTATCTACACTGACAAGTTGATCAAGGAGGGTACTTTTAccgagaaggagattgacGAGCACAGGCAATGGGTCTGGGGCATGCTTGAGAAGGCTTACGACGGGTCCAGGGACTACAAGCCTTCTCCCCGAGAATggctttcctcctcttggGAAGGTTTCCCTTCCCCCAAGGAGCTTGCCGAGGAGGTTCTCCCTCAGCACCATACCGGTGCCAGCGAGGATGCCCTCAAGCACGTTGGTCAGGTCATCTCTAGTTTCCCCGAAGGTTTCCACCCCCACAAGAACCTTGCACGAATTATTGGCAACCGAGGCAAGACTGTATCCGAAGGCAAGAACATTGACTGGTCTACTGCCGAAGCCCTTGCTTTCGGTACCTTGTGCCTTGAGGGTACCCACGTTCGAATCTCCGGTCAGGATGTTGAGCGTGGTACATTCTCTCAGCGACACGCCGTGGTCCACGACCAAAAAACTGAACAGACACACATTGCTCTCAAGCACCTGGGTGCCGAGCAGGGCTCTTTCACTGTCACCAACTCTCATTTGTCCGAGTTTGGTACTCTTGGTTTCGAGCTTGGTTATTCTCTTGTCTCCCCCAACAGTTTGACCATCTGGGAGGCTCAGTTCGGTGACTTTGC caacaatgCCCAATGTATCATTGACCAATTCATTGCTGCTGGTGAGCGAAAATGGTTCCAGCGAACTGGTCTGGTTCTCTCCTTGCCTCACGGTTACGACGGCCAAGGTCCTGAGCACTCTTCCGGTCGTATCGAACGATTCCTCCAGCTGTGTGACGATGAGCCCCGAGTGTACCCTTCACCTGAAAAGTTGGAGAGGCAGCACCAGGACTGCAACATGCAAATCGTCTACCCCACCACCCCTTCCAACTACTTCCACGTTCTCAGGCGACAAAATAAGCGTGGTTTCCGAAAGCCT TTgattgtcttcttctccaaatcCCTTCTCCGACATCCTCATGCCCGATCTACCCTCGAGGAGATGTCTGGCGAGTCCAAGTTCCAGCGATACCTCCCTGAACCTCATCCCGAATCCCTTGTCGAGCCCGAGAAGATCCGACGACATATTCTGTGTACTGGTCAGGTCTACTTCCAGCTCCTCAAGGAGCGCGAAGAGCGAGGTATCAACGATGTTGCCCTTTCTAGGCTTGAGCAATTGTCTCCCTTGCCGTATGACCTTTTGACTCCTCATCTTGACAAGTACCCCAACGCGGACCTTGTCTGGGCCCAGGAAGAG CCTCTTAACAATGGTGCTTGGACCTATGTTCAGCCCCGACTCATCACCGCCCTCCAAGAGACTGAGCACCACAAGTCCAAGATCCCCATCTACGCTGGTAGGAAACCTAGTAGTTCTGTTGCTACCGGTTCCAAGTATGCGCacaagaaggagattgagatgATCAACGAGATGGCTTTTGCTCCATCCGAGGGACAGTAA
- a CDS encoding pumilio domain-containing protein, giving the protein MAPKAVQKKRSAPDAGSAPKKAKIVQSGKSSKPAAQKQSKPRSAPREREEEAKKRKKPITQGGGEENEDVSMDEGSFSDEDQEDQETERNDVEMDDGDAQEAAPEKKRLSKAEKQALHAAQPHRTTLLPSHPLLHDTLLPLWETARRADLSKEERKKAITELWEAVKGRVIEVSRGHKGGRVLQTIVKYGGKEERLGVAMELEPQWKAMMESKYSKFLMSKLIRYCPSIRPLLIPHLAPQLLNLLNHAHAVTPLSDLYELWASAKERRLLVRGFYPREVKIFDGAKQGVEVKGLEASLEDMGEGKGRERVLDAIEKTVLDVFNATQKNALGQAIFHRLVLEYVQCIYKFLDAETSSKKMHELLAAGAESFPEIVHTKDGSAVVRELIVRGNAKDRKQILQPLRKHVEALCKDGDAQMVLFTAFDCVDDTKLMGKAFVSDIVSLAPELAFDKHGRRAIFYLLTPTSTRHFIHASLTSLAESAQKSKELGTSKKGMDVRRKELLSYANEGLVKLVEEKGEEMVRDPGAGLVVQEIMLYAQGDKSAAIQTLASALTLPYPDPAPLDPNPDPTVSHPLDLSHAIRTYKLLLSGGHFDHKTQTLSIPDSSLSPAFSRAVWDALTSAEAGGAENVGRVCKGNAPFVMVELIEGMKKRGDGEEVKKILGKKGVKETVEKSVRKGTALLTEKIGEL; this is encoded by the exons ATGGCCCCCAAGGCAGTCCAGAAGAAACGTTCAGCTCCCGATGCTGGTTCGGCACCTAAAAAGGCCAAGATAGTCCAGTCTGGCAAATCTTCGAAGCCTGCAGCCCAAAAGCAATCTAAGCCTCGATCTGCTCCTCGCGaacgagaggaagaggccaaAAAACGTAAGAAACCTATCACCCAGGGAGGCGGTGAGGAAAATGAGGATGTGAGCATGGACGAGGGATCATTCTCAGATGAAGACCAGGAAGATCAGGAAACCGAACGCAACGATGTCGAaatggatgatggtgacgCCCAAGAGGCTGCCCCTGAAAAGAAGCGTCTGTCAAAAGCCGAGAAACAAGCCCTTCACGCTGCTCAGCCTCACAGGACGACTCTCTtgccttcccatcctcttttGCACGACACACTTTTACCTCTGTGGGAAACTGCCAGGAGAGCCGATTTGAgtaaggaggagaggaagaaggctaTCACTGAACTTTGGGAGGCTGTCAAGGGGAGAGTCATTGAGGTATCCAGGGGTCATAAAGGTGGTCGAGTATTACAGACT ATTGTCAAGTATGGCGGCAAGGAAGAACGTCTGGGCGTTGCTATGGAGCTTGAACCCCAGTGGAAGGCAATGATGGAATCCAAGTACTCCAAATTCCTTATGTCCAAGCTCATTCGATATTGCCCATCTATTCGCCCTTTGCTCATTCCCCATCTGGCCCCTCAacttctcaatctccttaATCATGCACACGCCGTCACCCCCCTTTCCGACCTCTACGAGCTCTGGGCATCCGCCAAGGAGCGTAGACTGCTTGTGAGGGGATTCTATCCCAGGGAAGTCAAAATCTTCGACGGTGCTAAGCAGGGTGTTGAGGTCAAGGGTTTAGAGGCGAGTTTGGAAGATATGGGTGAGGGTAAGGGCCGGGAACGGGTGCTGGACGCTATTGAGAAGACCGTCTTGGACGTCTTCAACGCCACTCAAAAGAACGCTCTTGGTCAAGCTATCTTCCACCGCCTTGTTCTCGAATATGTCCAGTGCATCTACAAATTCCTTGACGCCGAGACTTCTTCCAAAAAGATGCACGAGCTGTTAGCCGCTGGTGCCGAAAGTTTCCCTGAAATTGTCCACACTAAAGATGGTTCAGCTGTTGTCCGAGAGTTGATCGTCAGAGGGAATGCCAAG GATCGTAAACAAATATTGCAGCCTTTGAGGAAGCATGTCGAGGCACTTTGCAAAGACGGCGATGCCCAGATGGTCCTTTTCACTGCATTCGACTGTGTCGA TGACACAAAGCTTATGGGCAAAGCCTTTGTCTCTGACATTGTTTCTCTCGCTCCAGAACTTGCTTTTGATAAGCATGGCCGACGTGCCATATTCTATCTCCTTACCCCTACCTCTACCCGTCACTTCATTCACGCCTCCCTCACTTCCCTCGCTGAGTCGGCACAAAAATCCAAGGAGCTTGGAACTAGCAAGAAGGGCATGGATGTGAGGCGCAAGGAGCTTTTGAGCTATGCCAACGAAGGGCTTGTGAAGCTTgttgaggaaaaaggagaagagatggttAGGGACCCCGGAGCTGGTTTGGTCGTCCAGGAAATCATGCTTTATGCTCAAGGCG ACAAGAGTGCCGCTATCCAGACTCTCGCGTCCGCCCTCACCCTACCCTACCCTGACCCCGCTCCTCTTGACCCCAACCCTGACCCTACCGTCTCCCACCCTCTTGACCTCTCGCACGCTATTCGTACCTATAAGCTCCTCCTATCCGGCGGTCATTTTGATCACAAGACACAAACACTCTCTATTCCTGattcctctctttctcccgcCTTTTCACGTGCTGTTTGGGATGCCCTCACAAGTGCTGAGGCCGGCGGTGCGGAGAACGTTGGGAGGGTCTGCAAAGGTAATGCGCCGTTTGTGATGGTCGAGTTGATTGAAggtatgaagaagagaggagatggagaagaggtcAAGAAGATCTTGGGCAAAAAGGGAGTTAAGGAGACTGTTGAGAAGAGTGTTCGAAAGGGAACGGCTTTGTTGACGGAGAAGATTGGGGAGCTTTAG
- a CDS encoding D-lactate dehydrogenase, with protein MALFPWSSSSAFIYRSRHLSRRQPSAQLSATTSRLLWRALSLLSRSPKYTTLTASHISHIRKLVSSPSSVLSTLDGSATPDDLLPHNLDWMGKYLGQSKVLVKPKTVEEVSRIVKWCDKNNVAVVPQGGNTGLVGGSTPIHDELILSLSSLNSIRSFDPISGILTAEAGLILEQADSFLASKGFAFPLDLGAKGSCQIGGNVATNAGGLRLLRYGSLRGSVLGLEVVLPDGRIWNGLSGLRKDNTGYDLKQLFIGSEGSIGIITAVSILCPLRPLSTNVALFSLPSYAACLEVFSQAKQHLGEIMSAFEMFDSIAYEAVKKHGGAKKVFEKEGNFYCLIETGGSFAEHDSEKLMSLFDTLLSSSLILDGVLAQDSAQIHSLWQIRELCPESLSKAGKAYKYDLSVPVEKMYEVVERMKAHLKERGLLGGKVKCVAGFGHLGDGNLHLNVVAEGNQFSEEIQCVIEPFVYELVAEYNGSISAEHGLGSMKAPYMSYSQADTSIELMRLLKKLFDPKRIMNPYKFIL; from the exons ATGGCCCTTTTCCCCtggtcttcttcctctgctttcATTTACAGGTCCCGACATCTCTCTCGTCGACAGCCTTCCGCTCAATTATCTGCAACCACATCTCGTCTCTTATGGAGGGCCCTATCTCTCTTATCAAGATCTCCAAAGTATACTACTCTTACCGCCTCGCATATTTCTCACATTCGGAAACTTGtgtcctctccatcctcagtCTTATCGACATTGGATGGCTCAGCGACGCCAGACGATCTTTTACCTCACAATTTGGATTGGATGGGCAAATATTTAGGCCAGAGCAAGGTCCTTGTCAAGCCAAAAACTGTAGAAGAGGTCAGTCGGATAGTAAAGTGGTGTGACAAGAATAATGTGGCTGTCGTTCCCCAGGGAGGGAATACAGGACTGGTGGGAGGCTCTACGCCTATCCATGATGAACTAATCTTGTCACTCTCTTCGCTTAACTCAATACGCTCCTTCGACCCAATCTCCGGTATACTCACTGCAGAAGCGGGACTTATTTTAGAGCAAGCGGATTCATTCTTGGCATCCAAGGGCTTCGCATTCCCTCTTGATCTGGGTGCGAAGGGATCATGCCAGATAGGAGGCAATGTAGCTACCAACGCTGGAGGTTTGAGGCTGCTGCGTTACGGAAGCTTAAGGGGAAGTGTTTTGGGGCTGGAGGTAGTCTTACCAGATGGCAGGATCTGGAACGGCTTGAGTGGTTTGAGAAAAGACAATACGG GCTATGACTTGAAGCAGCTTTTCATAGGGTCTGAAGGTTCAATCGGCATAATCACGGCCGTATCTATCCTCTGTCCTCTTCGGCCCCTTAGCACAAACGtcgctctcttctctttacCATCTTATGCAGCCTGTCTTGAAGTATTCTCTCAAGCAAAGCAGCATCTGGGAGAGATCATGTCGGCGTTCGAGATGTTTGACAGTATTGCATACGAGGCCGTGAAGAAGCATGGGGGAGCAAAAAAAGtctttgaaaaagaagggaatTTTTATTGTTTGATTGAAACAGGAGGAAGCTTCGCAGAGCATGACTCGGAG AAACTCATGAGCCTCTTCGACACCTTGTTATCCTCTTCGCTCATCCTTGATGGCGTGTTGGCGCAAGACAGTGCTCAAATACATTCACTCTGGCAGATACGTGAACTATGTCCTGAATCACTAAGCAAAGCTGGTAAGGCGTACAAGTACGACCTCTCCGTGCCAGTTGAAAAAATGTATGAGGTTGtagagaggatgaaggcgcatttgaaggaaagagggcTTCTGGGTGGGAAAGTGAAATGTGTGGCAGGTTTTGGCCATCTGGGTGACG GTAATCTTCATTTGAATGTGGTCGCAGAAGGGAATCAGTTCTCTGAGGAAATTCAATGCGTCATAGAGCCTTTCGTCTATGAGCTTGTAG CCGAATATAACGGTTCCATATCTGCTGAACACGGTTTGGGCTCAATGAAGGCACCTTACATGTCGTACTCTCAGGCTGATACTTCTATCGAGTTGATGAGGCTGTTGAAAAAGCTTTTTGACCCAAAGAGAATCATGAATCCTTACAAATTCATTCTTTAG